From Marivirga harenae, one genomic window encodes:
- the ispF gene encoding 2-C-methyl-D-erythritol 2,4-cyclodiphosphate synthase gives MNFRIGYGYDVHRLAEGEEFWLGGIKLDYHKGGVGHSDADVLIHVICDALLGAANLRDIGYHFSDQDAQYKGIDSKILLERTIALIREKGYEVGNLDVTVGLQKPKINPHIPEMRTVLAKVMKISEDDLSLKATTTEKLGFVGREEGIDAHAVALIYKVNHQSDLDN, from the coding sequence ATGAATTTCAGAATTGGTTACGGATATGATGTGCACCGTTTGGCTGAAGGAGAAGAATTTTGGCTAGGCGGCATTAAACTAGATTATCACAAAGGCGGAGTTGGTCATTCAGATGCAGATGTTTTAATTCATGTAATTTGTGATGCCTTATTAGGGGCAGCTAATTTACGCGATATTGGTTATCACTTTTCAGATCAGGATGCTCAATACAAAGGCATTGATAGTAAGATTTTATTGGAAAGGACCATTGCCCTGATCCGAGAAAAAGGATACGAAGTTGGTAATTTAGATGTAACGGTAGGCTTGCAAAAGCCCAAAATCAATCCTCATATTCCTGAAATGAGAACTGTTTTGGCTAAAGTCATGAAAATCAGTGAAGACGATTTATCATTGAAAGCCACGACCACTGAGAAGTTAGGTTTTGTGGGAAGAGAAGAAGGGATTGATGCGCATGCGGTCGCTTTGATTTATAAAGTTAATCACCAAAGTGATTTAGATAATTAG
- a CDS encoding DUF6503 family protein: protein MRNVIGIIIITVLLAACNPSEQSVEIQIQTAIENHGGDAYENISTQFQFRDKFYKLQHFGGNFKYERIFKDSLNREINDILDNDGFRRLRDGKEVELSSKDSAAYSNSVNSVHYFALLPYNLKDEAVTAHNREDVLINGRPYKTIEVTFKKEGGGKDYDDIFMFWFNTSTYEMDYFAYSYETEGGGVRFRESINKEKVKGVIFQDYNNYKAEKGTDLIELPQMFEQGKLELLSVIDLEFDVEDL, encoded by the coding sequence ATGAGAAATGTTATTGGAATAATAATTATTACAGTTTTGCTAGCTGCTTGTAACCCAAGTGAGCAGTCAGTTGAAATACAAATTCAAACAGCCATTGAAAACCATGGCGGAGATGCCTATGAAAATATAAGTACTCAATTTCAATTCCGAGATAAATTCTATAAACTTCAACACTTCGGAGGAAATTTTAAGTATGAAAGAATATTTAAAGATTCGCTCAATAGAGAAATTAATGATATTTTAGATAATGATGGATTTAGAAGATTACGGGACGGAAAAGAAGTTGAGTTATCAAGCAAAGATTCTGCCGCCTATTCTAATTCGGTAAATTCGGTTCATTATTTTGCCCTATTGCCTTACAATTTGAAGGACGAGGCTGTAACAGCACACAATAGAGAGGATGTTCTAATAAATGGGCGACCTTATAAAACCATCGAAGTAACATTCAAAAAAGAAGGCGGGGGTAAAGATTATGACGATATCTTTATGTTTTGGTTCAATACGAGCACTTATGAGATGGATTATTTTGCATATTCTTATGAAACAGAGGGTGGAGGCGTAAGATTCAGAGAATCGATTAATAAAGAAAAAGTAAAAGGTGTTATTTTTCAAGATTACAATAATTATAAAGCTGAAAAGGGAACTGATTTAATTGAATTACCTCAAATGTTCGAGCAAGGAAAACTAGAATTGCTTTCTGTAATTGATTTAGAATTTGATGTTGAAGATTTATGA
- a CDS encoding M16 family metallopeptidase, with protein MIKYNSFTLDNGLNVYVHEDKNTPLAVINLLYDVGSRDEKADKTGFAHLFEHLMFGGSKNIPNYDEPLQRVGGENNAFTSPDVTNYYITLPAQNIETAFWLESDRMMSLSFDPKVLEVQRSVVIEEFKQRYLNQPYGDLWLKMRPLAYEKHPYQWATIGKEISHIENATMDDVKEFFFTHYRPNNAYLVIAGNVETEHVKALTEKWFGEIPAGEKRNRNLPKEPKQQEARFLEIESDVPVDALYKAYHMPAKTDEKYYASDLMSDILGRGKSSRLYKKLVKEDGIFSSLAAYVTGSVDPGLLVISGQVSSGISLKNADLAVQQIIKELQAEEVANKELEKVKNQAISTIVYGEVDILNRAMSIAFGAAMGNPNLVNEETDLIKAVSTKDIHTVSNEILQDENCSTIYYKAKK; from the coding sequence ATGATAAAATATAATTCTTTTACGCTTGATAATGGTTTAAATGTATATGTCCACGAGGACAAAAATACACCTTTGGCCGTTATTAACCTACTTTATGATGTGGGTTCTAGAGATGAAAAAGCCGACAAGACTGGTTTCGCCCATCTATTTGAGCATTTGATGTTTGGGGGATCAAAAAACATCCCTAACTATGACGAGCCACTTCAAAGGGTTGGAGGTGAAAATAATGCATTCACAAGTCCGGATGTAACCAATTATTACATAACACTCCCTGCCCAAAACATAGAAACCGCTTTTTGGCTAGAATCTGATCGGATGATGTCACTCTCCTTCGATCCAAAAGTTTTGGAGGTACAAAGAAGTGTTGTGATTGAGGAATTCAAACAACGGTACTTAAACCAGCCATATGGTGATTTATGGCTGAAAATGCGTCCCTTGGCCTACGAAAAACACCCTTATCAATGGGCTACAATTGGAAAAGAAATTTCTCATATTGAGAATGCTACCATGGATGACGTTAAGGAATTTTTCTTTACTCATTACAGACCCAACAATGCTTATTTGGTGATTGCTGGAAATGTAGAAACGGAGCATGTTAAGGCCTTAACTGAAAAATGGTTTGGGGAAATCCCTGCCGGTGAGAAGAGAAACCGTAATTTACCAAAAGAGCCCAAACAGCAAGAAGCAAGATTTCTGGAAATAGAATCGGATGTGCCAGTTGATGCTTTGTATAAAGCTTATCACATGCCTGCCAAAACGGATGAAAAATATTATGCTTCTGATTTGATGAGCGATATTTTAGGAAGAGGAAAATCAAGCAGACTTTACAAAAAACTAGTCAAGGAAGACGGAATTTTCTCTAGCTTGGCTGCATACGTAACAGGCTCGGTTGATCCTGGCCTACTCGTAATTAGTGGTCAAGTTTCATCAGGAATTAGTTTAAAGAATGCCGACCTTGCCGTTCAACAAATTATAAAGGAATTACAAGCTGAGGAAGTGGCTAATAAAGAATTGGAAAAGGTTAAAAACCAAGCAATTTCCACCATCGTATACGGGGAGGTTGATATTCTAAACCGTGCCATGTCTATTGCATTTGGTGCTGCTATGGGAAATCCGAATTTGGTAAATGAAGAAACAGATTTGATCAAAGCGGTTAGCACCAAAGATATCCATACTGTCTCAAATGAAATATTGCAAGACGAAAATTGTTCTACTATTTACTATAAAGCAAAAAAATGA
- a CDS encoding threonine aldolase family protein, with amino-acid sequence MIDLRSDTITRPTSGMREAMIEAQVGDDVFGEDPTINALEKKAAAYFGMESAIFCPSGTMTNQIAIRVHTAPHTEVICDEKSHIYLYEGGGIAYNSFASVRLLQGDSGRITAEMVQDNINNPDDVHAPISTLVSLENTMNKGGGCVYDFKEIEKISAVCKDKDLKLHLDGARLFNALVATEDNPKSYGQHFDTISICLSKGLGCPVGSLLLGNKEDIKRARRVRKVLGGGMRQAGFLAAAGIYALDHHIDRLVEDHNRAKSVAEELEGLSFVESVLPVETNIVIFKLADNALSVNFVEKLKQNGILAVPFGKHDVRFVTHLDFNDDMLQDLIVKLKAI; translated from the coding sequence ATGATTGATTTAAGAAGTGACACGATAACCCGACCAACATCAGGAATGAGGGAGGCCATGATCGAGGCTCAAGTTGGGGATGATGTTTTTGGAGAAGATCCAACCATAAATGCTTTAGAAAAAAAAGCTGCTGCGTATTTTGGAATGGAATCCGCCATTTTTTGCCCCAGTGGCACCATGACTAATCAAATTGCTATTAGAGTTCATACAGCGCCACATACCGAAGTAATCTGTGATGAAAAATCTCACATCTATTTATATGAGGGCGGAGGTATTGCTTACAATTCTTTTGCATCTGTTCGATTATTGCAAGGGGATAGTGGAAGAATTACTGCGGAAATGGTGCAGGATAATATCAACAATCCGGACGATGTTCATGCTCCCATTTCTACATTAGTTTCCTTAGAGAACACGATGAACAAAGGTGGGGGCTGTGTTTATGATTTTAAAGAGATTGAAAAAATTAGCGCAGTTTGTAAGGATAAAGATTTAAAGCTGCATTTAGATGGAGCACGCTTATTTAATGCTTTAGTTGCTACTGAAGATAATCCGAAAAGTTATGGTCAACATTTTGATACTATATCAATTTGCCTTTCTAAAGGATTGGGTTGTCCTGTTGGTTCGTTATTATTGGGAAATAAAGAGGATATTAAAAGAGCTAGGAGAGTGCGTAAGGTATTAGGAGGTGGGATGCGTCAAGCTGGATTTTTAGCTGCAGCGGGAATATATGCTCTGGATCACCATATTGACAGATTGGTGGAAGATCATAATAGAGCAAAATCTGTAGCGGAGGAATTGGAAGGCTTAAGTTTTGTTGAATCCGTATTACCCGTAGAAACCAATATTGTCATATTTAAATTAGCAGATAATGCATTATCAGTGAATTTTGTGGAGAAATTAAAGCAAAATGGCATATTAGCCGTTCCGTTTGGGAAACATGATGTTCGTTTTGTTACCCACCTTGATTTTAACGATGATATGCTCCAAGACCTAATAGTAAAATTAAAAGCGATATAA
- a CDS encoding formimidoylglutamase produces the protein MDLRLFFSPVPEEIFSDIKKQGSFYKNIKIYQEKFPDYKSADIALIGISDKGNNEENAGTAGSADALRKKLYRLTKGSGAYNIVDLGNISEAIDTEQTFGRVQEVCHACIENNVLPILIGGSHDMGFAQYLAYEEMDKLISVLNVDAFLDMEDKEAPANQQHIQKLLMHQPNYLFNYSHLAYQTYLVNPQAINTLEKLYFEAHRIGALRHDLKEMEPVIRQADMFSFDLTALKSSDFPATANAQPFGLTGEEACQLCWYAGINEKLSAIGFYEFDITKDDESNKSAAVLSTMIWYFIEGFYHRKESRDFRSNDYMKYVVSMPMEPETLTFYKSNFIDKWWMEVPNPSGNNRFNRNSIVPCSYSDYQQALKGELPERWIVMHSKLF, from the coding sequence ATGGATTTAAGACTTTTCTTTAGCCCCGTTCCCGAGGAGATTTTTTCCGACATCAAAAAGCAGGGGAGCTTTTACAAAAACATAAAAATTTACCAGGAGAAATTTCCTGATTATAAAAGTGCCGATATTGCTTTAATTGGCATATCCGACAAAGGCAATAATGAAGAGAACGCTGGTACAGCGGGAAGTGCCGATGCCTTAAGAAAAAAGCTTTACAGATTGACAAAAGGCTCTGGGGCCTATAATATTGTGGATTTAGGTAATATATCTGAAGCCATAGACACAGAACAAACATTCGGAAGAGTTCAAGAAGTTTGCCATGCTTGCATCGAAAATAATGTGCTACCCATTCTGATTGGAGGTTCACATGATATGGGATTTGCACAATATTTGGCTTACGAAGAAATGGACAAGCTCATCAGTGTTTTAAATGTAGATGCATTTTTAGACATGGAGGATAAAGAAGCTCCTGCCAATCAGCAGCATATTCAGAAATTGCTGATGCATCAGCCAAATTATTTGTTCAATTACAGCCATTTAGCTTATCAAACTTATTTAGTAAACCCTCAGGCAATCAACACGCTCGAAAAACTCTATTTTGAAGCGCATAGAATAGGTGCATTACGTCATGATTTAAAAGAAATGGAACCCGTAATTCGGCAGGCCGATATGTTCAGTTTTGATTTAACGGCTTTAAAATCCTCTGATTTTCCAGCTACAGCAAATGCTCAACCATTTGGCCTGACTGGTGAAGAAGCTTGTCAATTATGCTGGTATGCAGGGATCAATGAAAAATTAAGCGCCATAGGATTTTATGAATTTGATATTACCAAAGATGATGAATCCAATAAGTCTGCAGCAGTTTTATCCACGATGATTTGGTATTTCATTGAAGGGTTTTATCATCGAAAAGAATCTAGGGATTTCCGTTCAAATGACTATATGAAATATGTGGTTTCTATGCCTATGGAACCAGAAACCTTAACTTTCTATAAAAGTAATTTTATAGATAAATGGTGGATGGAAGTTCCAAATCCATCAGGAAACAACCGATTTAATAGAAATTCAATAGTTCCTTGTAGCTACTCCGATTATCAACAGGCTTTAAAAGGTGAATTGCCAGAAAGGTGGATTGTCATGCATTCCAAACTATTTTAA
- a CDS encoding OsmC family protein, translated as MATSSIKYIHPLKTNATHNRSGNSILTDAPVDNNGEGAYFSPTDLAATSLASCMMTVMGIYADQNDLDLGDISCDLQKEMASNPRRIKAITVNIDWKTNLSNKEIERLKRIALNCPVAKSLHPDIEQNINFTLL; from the coding sequence ATGGCCACCTCATCAATTAAATACATCCACCCATTAAAAACAAATGCTACGCATAATCGTTCGGGAAATTCAATTTTGACCGATGCTCCTGTAGATAATAATGGAGAGGGGGCATATTTTTCTCCTACGGATTTGGCAGCTACCTCCCTTGCCAGTTGCATGATGACTGTCATGGGAATTTATGCTGACCAAAACGATCTAGATTTGGGCGATATTAGTTGCGATTTACAAAAAGAAATGGCTTCAAATCCCAGAAGAATCAAAGCCATAACCGTCAATATTGACTGGAAAACTAATCTATCTAATAAGGAAATTGAAAGATTAAAGAGAATTGCTCTAAATTGCCCTGTAGCAAAAAGCTTACATCCTGATATTGAACAAAATATAAACTTCACGCTACTATAG
- the lipA gene encoding lipoyl synthase, producing MIDLPVVSQEEKKKNKKPDWLRVKLPVGKEYANVRKIVDENKLHTICESGNCPNMGECWGAGTATFMILGNVCTRSCSFCAVATGRPPEYDEQEPQRVAEAIKKMGVKHAVLTSVNRDELKDRGAEIWYQTVVKTKELSPETTIETLIPDVKGKWDALYRMIEAGQEVVSHNIETVPSLYRRVRPQAKYQRSLDQIKLTKEYGKRTKTGIMVGLGETQEEMFATMDDLVAHGCDILTVGQYLQPTKRHHDVMEYVHPEVFDMYREEGLKRGLKYVESGPLVRSSYHAERHVNVPI from the coding sequence ATGATAGATTTACCGGTAGTAAGCCAAGAAGAGAAAAAGAAAAATAAAAAGCCGGATTGGTTAAGGGTGAAATTACCTGTTGGTAAGGAATATGCTAATGTTCGTAAAATTGTGGATGAGAATAAGCTTCACACCATTTGCGAAAGCGGTAATTGCCCAAATATGGGAGAGTGCTGGGGAGCAGGGACTGCTACTTTTATGATTTTGGGAAATGTATGTACGAGAAGTTGTTCGTTTTGTGCGGTAGCAACGGGACGTCCGCCAGAGTATGATGAGCAAGAGCCTCAAAGGGTAGCTGAAGCTATCAAAAAAATGGGGGTTAAGCATGCAGTTTTAACTTCTGTTAATAGAGACGAGTTGAAAGACCGAGGTGCCGAGATTTGGTATCAAACCGTAGTTAAAACAAAGGAACTTTCCCCTGAAACTACCATCGAGACATTAATTCCTGATGTTAAAGGAAAGTGGGATGCTTTATATAGAATGATTGAAGCAGGTCAAGAAGTTGTTTCGCACAATATTGAAACCGTTCCTAGTCTTTACAGAAGAGTGAGACCTCAAGCCAAATACCAAAGAAGTTTGGATCAAATTAAATTGACCAAAGAGTATGGCAAAAGAACAAAAACAGGAATAATGGTTGGCTTGGGTGAAACTCAAGAGGAGATGTTTGCTACAATGGATGATTTGGTTGCACATGGATGTGATATTTTAACAGTGGGGCAATACTTACAGCCTACAAAACGGCACCATGATGTGATGGAATATGTCCATCCTGAAGTATTTGATATGTATAGGGAAGAAGGTTTAAAAAGAGGATTGAAGTACGTTGAGTCTGGTCCTTTGGTTCGTTCTTCTTACCATGCTGAAAGACACGTAAACGTTCCTATTTAA
- the ytxJ gene encoding bacillithiol system redox-active protein YtxJ, with protein MNWERIESLDTLDKIVEESKQSPVIIFKHSTSCSISAMALNRLERSWNQDEMREVRPYYLDLISHRDVSDAVAAKFGIMHQSPQILLIKNGDCVYDESHMGISYQNLKSGVAA; from the coding sequence ATGAATTGGGAAAGAATAGAAAGTCTAGATACTTTAGATAAAATTGTTGAAGAATCTAAACAGAGTCCTGTTATTATTTTTAAGCATAGCACTAGCTGTTCTATTAGTGCTATGGCTCTAAACAGATTAGAGAGAAGCTGGAATCAAGATGAAATGAGAGAAGTAAGGCCTTATTATTTGGACTTAATTTCTCACAGGGATGTCTCCGATGCTGTAGCAGCTAAATTTGGAATCATGCATCAGTCACCTCAGATTCTGTTAATTAAAAATGGGGATTGTGTTTATGATGAATCACATATGGGTATAAGTTACCAAAATTTGAAATCGGGAGTAGCTGCTTAA
- a CDS encoding bifunctional GNAT family N-acetyltransferase/carbon-nitrogen hydrolase family protein codes for MQDNFIVTLENLKLKDYRSLIKSMKKAYAGWDDLWEVEHIKTLIDKFPEGQLCVLVNGQVAGCALSIIVEYSDFGDNHIYPEITGNETFNTHNPEGDVLYGIDVFVHPDFRGMRVGRRMYDARKDLVEQLNLRSIVAGGRLPGYLKYAEKFTPKQYIQKVIAKEVYDKTLSFQLSNDFHVKKVLKGYLPGDKQSAEFAALIEWNNIYYEPSEEYVHIPKTVIRLGLVQWQMRPTPSLKAMQEQIEFFIDVVSGYQCDFILFPELFNAPLMAEFNHLDEATAIRELAKYTEPLKEIFQEYAINYNVNIITGSMPVMNRGKLYNKGFLCRRDGTSETYEKIHMTPAEVSAWGMTGGKKIQAFDTDCGKIGINICYDVEFPEMGRLLADEGVKILFVPFLTDTQNGYMRVRLCSQARAIENECYVAIAGSVGNLPKVNNMDIQFAQSGVFTPSDFSFPTNGVKTEATPNTEMTVIADVDVNLLKELHTYGSVRNLKDRRKDLYTIKKK; via the coding sequence ATGCAAGATAATTTTATTGTAACCCTAGAAAATCTAAAACTGAAGGACTATCGCAGCTTGATCAAGTCCATGAAAAAGGCTTATGCTGGCTGGGATGATTTATGGGAGGTCGAACATATAAAAACCTTAATTGATAAATTTCCCGAAGGGCAGTTATGTGTTTTGGTGAACGGGCAGGTAGCGGGTTGCGCTTTATCGATTATTGTGGAATACTCTGATTTCGGGGATAATCATATCTACCCCGAAATCACAGGAAATGAGACCTTCAACACCCACAATCCAGAAGGGGATGTTTTATATGGGATAGATGTTTTTGTGCATCCTGACTTCAGGGGCATGAGAGTAGGGCGGAGGATGTATGATGCTAGAAAAGATTTAGTAGAACAACTGAATCTAAGGTCAATAGTGGCTGGTGGGAGATTACCTGGGTATTTGAAGTACGCTGAAAAATTTACACCAAAGCAGTATATTCAGAAAGTAATTGCTAAAGAGGTTTACGATAAGACCTTGTCTTTTCAATTATCAAATGATTTCCATGTAAAGAAAGTTTTGAAAGGCTATTTGCCTGGAGACAAACAATCTGCGGAGTTTGCAGCGCTCATCGAATGGAATAATATTTATTATGAACCTTCTGAGGAGTACGTTCATATCCCTAAAACTGTAATTCGTTTAGGATTGGTGCAGTGGCAAATGAGGCCAACCCCATCATTAAAAGCAATGCAGGAGCAAATTGAGTTTTTTATTGATGTGGTGAGTGGCTATCAGTGTGATTTTATTTTATTCCCCGAACTCTTTAATGCACCACTAATGGCAGAATTCAACCATTTGGATGAAGCCACAGCTATTAGAGAACTAGCTAAATACACAGAACCTTTAAAGGAAATTTTTCAGGAATACGCCATCAACTATAATGTGAACATTATTACCGGAAGTATGCCTGTAATGAACAGAGGGAAACTCTATAACAAAGGGTTTTTATGTAGGCGGGATGGAACCAGCGAAACCTATGAAAAGATTCATATGACTCCTGCTGAAGTCAGTGCTTGGGGTATGACTGGGGGCAAGAAAATTCAAGCTTTTGACACCGATTGTGGTAAGATTGGGATTAACATTTGCTATGATGTAGAATTCCCGGAAATGGGAAGATTATTGGCTGACGAAGGCGTTAAAATCTTATTTGTTCCATTTTTGACGGATACTCAAAATGGTTATATGCGTGTGCGTTTATGCTCTCAAGCTAGAGCGATAGAGAACGAATGTTATGTTGCTATAGCTGGAAGTGTGGGTAACTTGCCTAAAGTAAATAATATGGATATCCAGTTTGCACAGTCAGGAGTTTTCACACCTTCCGATTTTTCTTTCCCGACCAATGGTGTTAAAACGGAAGCTACGCCCAACACGGAGATGACCGTTATTGCAGATGTAGATGTAAATTTGCTAAAAGAATTGCATACTTACGGCAGTGTGCGTAATTTGAAGGACAGAAGAAAAGATTTATATACTATCAAAAAGAAATAA
- a CDS encoding alpha-ketoacid dehydrogenase subunit alpha/beta, whose translation MQFDRKKLTDSQLINLYKQILLPRLIEEKMLILLRQNKISKWFSGIGQEAISVGSTAAFQEDEYILPMHRNLGVFTSRNIPLSRLFSQFQGKMQGFTKGRDRSFHFGTNEFHIVGMISHLGPQLGVADGIALASKLSGEKKATLVFSGDGGSSEGDFHEALNVAAVWDLPVIFMIENNGYGLSTPSNEQFKFKNFIDKGPGYGMEAIKVDGNNILDVYHAVDKAAKKIRKNPKPILIEAMTFRMRGHEEASGTKYVPQELFDKWAKKDPVNNYEQFLLKEKIISQSEIDDLRAEIKANINNGLKLAGEDIYPEVNTEQQVCDLFLQVESTVIEPKTDNKSPKRYVDAISDGLKQSFEKYPQLVIMGQDVADYGGVFKITEGFIDKFGKDRIRNTPLCESAIIGIGLGMSIKKQKSVIEMQFADFVTCGFNQIVNNLAKSHYRWGQNADVVVRMPTGAGVAAGPFHSQSNEAWFFHTPGLKIVFPSNPYEAKGLLTAAIEDPNPIMYFEHKALYRSLTDDIPDDYYTVEIGKANVIEKGTDISIITYGMGVHWAKEAMNDLSDMSVELIDLRTLLPWDKETVKASVLKTGKVLICNEDCLTGSISGEIAAWISENCFEALDAPVMREGSLDTPVPFNADLEQNFLPKERIKNKLRKLVDY comes from the coding sequence ATGCAATTCGATAGAAAAAAATTAACCGACAGTCAGCTCATCAACTTATACAAACAAATTTTGTTACCGCGACTCATTGAAGAAAAAATGTTGATTTTGCTGCGGCAAAATAAAATCAGCAAATGGTTTTCTGGAATTGGACAAGAAGCTATTTCAGTTGGTTCAACTGCCGCTTTTCAAGAAGATGAATACATATTACCAATGCATAGGAATCTAGGGGTATTTACTAGTCGGAATATCCCATTGAGCAGATTATTTTCTCAATTTCAAGGTAAAATGCAAGGCTTTACAAAAGGAAGAGACCGTTCTTTTCATTTTGGAACTAATGAATTTCATATTGTTGGGATGATTTCTCACCTAGGCCCTCAATTAGGTGTGGCTGATGGAATTGCACTTGCCAGCAAATTAAGTGGAGAAAAGAAAGCAACTCTTGTTTTTAGTGGTGATGGAGGTAGTTCAGAAGGAGACTTTCATGAAGCATTAAACGTAGCAGCTGTATGGGACTTACCTGTGATTTTCATGATTGAAAATAATGGTTATGGGCTATCCACACCAAGCAATGAACAATTCAAATTCAAAAACTTTATAGACAAAGGTCCTGGATATGGAATGGAGGCCATTAAAGTGGATGGTAATAATATTTTGGATGTTTATCATGCAGTAGATAAAGCAGCTAAAAAAATCCGTAAAAATCCAAAACCTATTTTAATAGAAGCTATGACTTTCAGAATGAGAGGACATGAAGAAGCTTCAGGCACCAAGTATGTCCCACAGGAATTATTTGATAAATGGGCTAAAAAAGATCCTGTTAATAATTATGAGCAGTTTTTACTTAAGGAAAAAATTATCTCTCAAAGTGAAATAGATGATTTAAGGGCTGAGATAAAAGCAAATATAAATAACGGATTAAAACTAGCAGGAGAAGATATTTATCCTGAAGTGAATACTGAACAACAAGTTTGTGATTTGTTTTTGCAAGTTGAATCAACAGTAATAGAGCCGAAAACGGATAATAAGAGTCCAAAAAGATATGTAGATGCTATTTCGGATGGTCTAAAGCAATCATTTGAAAAATATCCACAGCTAGTGATAATGGGGCAAGATGTGGCCGATTACGGAGGAGTTTTTAAGATCACGGAAGGCTTTATCGATAAATTCGGGAAAGATAGAATCCGAAATACGCCCCTCTGCGAATCAGCTATTATTGGGATTGGCTTGGGAATGAGCATTAAAAAACAAAAATCAGTGATAGAAATGCAGTTTGCTGATTTTGTGACATGTGGGTTTAACCAAATCGTGAACAATCTGGCTAAATCTCATTACCGATGGGGTCAAAACGCTGATGTGGTGGTAAGAATGCCAACAGGAGCGGGAGTGGCCGCCGGTCCATTTCATTCTCAGTCCAATGAAGCATGGTTTTTTCATACTCCTGGGTTGAAAATTGTATTTCCGTCCAATCCTTATGAGGCCAAAGGTTTACTTACTGCGGCAATAGAGGATCCTAATCCTATAATGTACTTTGAACATAAGGCGCTTTACCGGTCGTTGACTGATGATATTCCTGATGATTATTATACCGTGGAAATCGGCAAAGCCAATGTTATTGAGAAAGGGACAGACATTTCTATAATAACTTATGGAATGGGAGTTCATTGGGCAAAAGAGGCAATGAATGATTTAAGCGATATGTCTGTTGAGTTGATTGATTTAAGAACATTGTTACCTTGGGATAAAGAAACGGTGAAAGCCAGTGTACTGAAAACTGGAAAAGTATTGATTTGTAATGAAGATTGTCTTACAGGAAGTATAAGTGGTGAAATAGCTGCATGGATTAGTGAAAACTGCTTTGAAGCCTTAGATGCACCTGTGATGCGAGAAGGAAGTTTGGACACCCCAGTTCCTTTTAATGCAGATTTAGAACAAAACTTTTTGCCAAAAGAAAGAATCAAAAACAAATTGAGAAAATTGGTAGATTATTAG
- the mnmD gene encoding tRNA (5-methylaminomethyl-2-thiouridine)(34)-methyltransferase MnmD has translation MDNIKIITTEDGSHSLYHEELKETYHSFHGALQESVHVFIEKGLRFWRTKSGLPKQVDIFEVGFGTGLNALLAAHFAMENEVKINFTTIEPFPLDMEIISQLNYATSIDGDDLKATFEQIHTSIWGEKVEINPYFSIHKIKKKLEDLQIDQKFDVLFFDAFAPSKQAELWTADLMQKCFNLLKDGGVFTTYSAKGQLKRDLKSVGFEVETLPGPPGKKEMVRAKVN, from the coding sequence ATGGACAATATCAAAATTATAACTACTGAAGACGGGTCCCATTCACTTTACCATGAAGAATTAAAAGAAACCTATCATTCTTTTCATGGTGCACTACAGGAATCTGTTCATGTATTTATTGAAAAAGGTCTGCGATTTTGGAGAACAAAATCAGGTTTACCTAAGCAGGTAGATATTTTTGAAGTAGGGTTTGGTACGGGTTTAAATGCTTTATTGGCTGCACATTTTGCTATGGAAAATGAGGTGAAAATAAATTTCACTACTATTGAGCCTTTTCCTTTGGATATGGAGATTATAAGTCAATTGAATTACGCTACTTCGATTGATGGTGATGATTTGAAAGCAACTTTTGAGCAAATACATACAAGCATTTGGGGTGAGAAGGTAGAAATCAATCCATATTTTTCAATTCACAAAATCAAAAAAAAGCTCGAAGATTTACAAATAGATCAAAAGTTTGACGTTTTGTTTTTTGATGCGTTCGCCCCAAGTAAGCAGGCGGAACTGTGGACAGCTGATTTAATGCAGAAATGTTTTAATTTACTGAAAGATGGCGGTGTATTTACAACCTACAGCGCCAAAGGGCAATTAAAAAGAGATTTGAAATCTGTAGGTTTTGAAGTGGAAACTTTACCTGGACCTCCCGGAAAGAAGGAAATGGTGAGAGCCAAAGTGAATTGA